A region from the Bacillus sp. 2205SS5-2 genome encodes:
- a CDS encoding YwmB family TATA-box binding protein, whose amino-acid sequence MKKILVLIGFLFLLFSLYPQFQQAKGQEEKIVALIHMLNNRSIEIEEWTLYTPYEPTYIPSSTNFQQLEKEIKSEYKLLTWEKNEQKDHHIKLVGTTSTKKINEKVSLILLKEGNRYKVLRSYTIGSKAVKLQDALEELEDIRENDRVYFTLRGTKMLSKKENINGEAKAILAELGAIPVETLQEEEFVSVSAFTKRWEHQLLTANRKKMNMQIGIRKNEEGIASMTIGSPIILEEY is encoded by the coding sequence ATGAAAAAAATACTAGTTTTAATCGGATTTCTATTTTTATTGTTCAGTCTTTATCCACAATTTCAGCAAGCAAAGGGACAAGAAGAAAAAATAGTAGCCCTTATTCATATGCTGAACAATAGATCGATTGAAATCGAGGAGTGGACGCTTTATACCCCATATGAACCTACATATATCCCTTCATCCACAAATTTCCAACAATTAGAAAAAGAAATAAAATCAGAGTATAAGCTGTTAACATGGGAAAAAAATGAACAAAAGGATCATCATATTAAGCTAGTTGGCACTACTTCTACTAAAAAAATCAATGAAAAAGTTTCGTTAATTCTACTAAAAGAGGGCAATCGTTATAAAGTGTTACGCTCCTACACAATCGGGAGCAAGGCAGTAAAATTGCAAGATGCCTTAGAGGAGCTAGAAGACATTCGTGAAAATGACCGAGTCTACTTTACTTTAAGGGGAACGAAAATGCTGTCAAAGAAAGAGAATATTAACGGAGAAGCAAAAGCCATTTTAGCAGAACTAGGTGCAATCCCTGTTGAAACATTACAAGAAGAAGAATTTGTATCTGTTTCTGCTTTCACCAAGCGCTGGGAGCACCAGTTATTAACTGCAAATAGAAAAAAAATGAATATGCAGATTGGTATACGTAAAAACGAAGAAGGAATTGCTAGTATGACGATAGGAAGTCCCATTATTTTAGAAGAATATTAA